From a single Kitasatospora sp. NBC_00458 genomic region:
- a CDS encoding dihydroorotase, whose translation MTTYLIRNAQILGGAPQDLHIADGVVQAIGTGLDATADIEIDARGLIVLPGLVDLHTHLREPGREDAETVLTGTQAAAKGGFTAVHAMANTFPVADTAGVVEQVWRLGQESGYCDVQPVGAVTVGLEGKKLAELGAMHDSAAGVRVFSDDGKCVDDAVIMRRALEYVKAFDGVVAQHAQEPRLTEGAQMNEGQVSGELGLGGWPAVAEEAIIARDVLLAAHVGSRLHVCHVSTAGSVEIIRWAKAKGWDVTAEVTPHHLLLTDELVRSYDPVYKVNPPLRTAEDVQALRKALADGTIDAVATDHAPHPAEDKDCEWAVAAMGMVGLETALSVVQQTMVETGLLNWEGVADRMSHRPARIGRLAGHGRPISVGEPANLVLFDPAYRGAVNPDSFATRSRNTPYRGLDLPGRVHATFLRGTATVLAGELVEQGGLA comes from the coding sequence GTGACCACCTACCTGATCCGCAACGCCCAGATCCTCGGCGGTGCCCCGCAGGACCTCCACATCGCCGACGGCGTCGTCCAGGCGATCGGCACCGGCCTGGACGCCACGGCCGACATCGAGATCGACGCCCGCGGGCTGATCGTCCTGCCCGGCCTGGTCGACCTGCACACCCACCTGCGCGAGCCCGGCCGCGAGGACGCCGAGACCGTCCTCACCGGCACCCAGGCCGCCGCCAAGGGCGGCTTCACCGCCGTCCACGCCATGGCCAACACCTTCCCGGTGGCCGACACCGCCGGCGTGGTCGAGCAGGTCTGGCGGCTCGGCCAGGAGTCCGGCTACTGCGACGTGCAGCCGGTCGGCGCCGTCACCGTCGGCCTGGAGGGCAAGAAGCTCGCCGAGCTCGGCGCCATGCACGACTCCGCCGCCGGCGTCCGGGTCTTCTCCGACGACGGCAAGTGCGTCGACGACGCGGTGATCATGCGCCGCGCCCTGGAGTACGTGAAGGCCTTCGACGGCGTCGTCGCCCAGCACGCCCAGGAGCCGCGCCTCACCGAGGGCGCCCAGATGAACGAGGGCCAGGTCTCCGGCGAGCTCGGCCTCGGCGGCTGGCCCGCCGTGGCCGAGGAGGCGATCATCGCCCGCGACGTGCTGCTCGCCGCGCACGTCGGCTCCCGCCTGCACGTCTGCCACGTCTCCACCGCCGGCTCGGTCGAGATCATCCGCTGGGCCAAGGCCAAGGGCTGGGACGTCACCGCCGAGGTCACCCCGCACCACCTGCTGCTCACCGACGAGCTGGTCCGCTCCTACGACCCGGTGTACAAGGTCAACCCGCCGCTGCGCACCGCCGAGGACGTCCAGGCGCTGCGCAAGGCGCTCGCCGACGGCACCATCGACGCCGTCGCGACCGACCACGCGCCGCACCCGGCCGAGGACAAGGACTGCGAGTGGGCCGTGGCCGCGATGGGCATGGTCGGCCTGGAGACCGCGCTGTCGGTCGTCCAGCAGACGATGGTCGAGACCGGCCTGCTGAACTGGGAGGGCGTCGCCGACCGGATGTCGCACCGCCCGGCCCGGATCGGCCGCCTCGCCGGACACGGCCGGCCGATCTCGGTGGGTGAGCCGGCCAACCTGGTGCTGTTCGATCCCGCGTACCGTGGTGCCGTGAACCCCGACAGCTTCGCCACGCGCTCCCGGAACACCCCCTACCGGGGCCTCGACCTGCCCGGACGGGTGCACGCCACGTTCCTGCGCGGCACCGCGACCGTGCTGGCCGGCGAGCTCGTCGAGCAGGGCGGGCTCGCGTGA
- a CDS encoding aspartate carbamoyltransferase catalytic subunit, whose amino-acid sequence MKRHLVSAADLTRDDALLILDTAEELAQLSGRAVKKLPTLRGRTVVNLFFEDSTRTKTSFEAAEKRLSADVINFSAKGSSVSKGESLKDTALTLQAMGADAVVIRHHASGAPARLAQSDWLHGSVINAGDGTHEHPTQALLDAFTMRRHLNPGHGNDLAGRRVTIVGDILHSRVARSNVHLLTTLGAHVTFVAPPTLLPIGIENWPCDVSYDLERVLPKSDAVMMLRVQRERMNAAFFPTEREYSRRYGLNAARMAQLPEHAIVMHPGPMVRGMEITAEVADSPRCTVVEQVANGVSIRMAVLYLLLGGATLNDAPRTDSVETAQ is encoded by the coding sequence GTGAAGCGCCACCTCGTCTCCGCCGCCGACCTCACCCGCGACGACGCGCTGCTCATCCTGGACACCGCCGAGGAGCTCGCCCAGCTCTCCGGACGGGCCGTGAAGAAGCTGCCCACGCTCCGCGGCCGGACGGTCGTCAACCTCTTCTTCGAGGACTCGACCCGCACCAAGACCTCCTTCGAGGCCGCCGAGAAGCGGCTCTCCGCCGACGTCATCAACTTCTCCGCCAAGGGCTCCTCCGTCTCCAAGGGCGAGAGCCTCAAGGACACCGCGCTCACCCTGCAGGCCATGGGCGCCGACGCGGTCGTCATCCGGCACCACGCCTCCGGCGCGCCGGCCCGCCTCGCCCAGTCCGACTGGCTGCACGGCAGCGTCATCAACGCCGGCGACGGCACCCACGAGCACCCCACCCAGGCCCTGCTCGACGCGTTCACGATGCGCCGACACCTCAACCCGGGCCACGGCAACGACCTCGCGGGCCGCCGGGTGACCATCGTCGGCGACATCCTGCACAGCCGGGTCGCCCGCTCCAACGTCCACCTGCTGACCACCCTCGGCGCCCACGTCACCTTCGTCGCCCCGCCGACGCTGCTGCCCATCGGCATCGAGAACTGGCCCTGCGACGTCAGCTACGACCTGGAGAGGGTGCTCCCCAAGTCGGACGCGGTGATGATGCTCCGCGTGCAGCGCGAGCGGATGAACGCCGCCTTCTTCCCGACCGAGCGCGAGTACAGCCGCCGCTACGGCCTCAACGCCGCCCGGATGGCCCAGCTGCCCGAGCACGCGATCGTCATGCACCCCGGCCCGATGGTCCGCGGCATGGAGATCACCGCCGAGGTCGCCGACTCACCGCGCTGCACCGTCGTCGAGCAGGTCGCCAACGGAGTCTCCATCCGGATGGCCGTGCTCTACCTGCTGCTCGGCGGAGCCACCCTCAACGACGCCCCCCGCACCGACTCCGTGGAGACTGCTCAGTGA
- the pyrR gene encoding bifunctional pyr operon transcriptional regulator/uracil phosphoribosyltransferase PyrR — MTAHHETAPRPPHQVLDGTDIARVVTRIAHEIVERAKGAEDVVLLGIHTRGVHLAKRLHARLAQITGSEIPLGTLDITMYRDDLRLKPARALEHTEIPPGGIDGKLVILVDDVLFSGRTIRAALDALNDIGRPRAVQLAVLVDRGHRELPIRADYVGKNLPTSLREAVQVRLADRDGVDAVLVGDRDFAARSSQALAARPSEPHLPE; from the coding sequence ATGACCGCACACCACGAGACCGCTCCGCGACCGCCGCACCAGGTGCTGGACGGCACGGACATCGCCCGGGTCGTCACCCGGATAGCGCACGAGATCGTCGAACGCGCCAAGGGCGCCGAGGACGTCGTGCTGCTCGGCATCCACACCCGCGGCGTCCACCTGGCCAAGCGCCTGCACGCCCGGCTGGCCCAGATCACCGGCAGCGAGATCCCGCTCGGCACCCTGGACATCACCATGTACCGGGACGACCTGCGCCTGAAGCCCGCCCGCGCCCTGGAGCACACCGAGATCCCGCCCGGCGGCATCGACGGCAAGCTCGTCATCCTCGTCGACGACGTGCTCTTCTCCGGCCGCACCATCCGGGCCGCGCTCGACGCGCTGAACGACATCGGCCGGCCGCGCGCCGTCCAGCTCGCCGTCCTGGTCGACCGGGGCCACCGCGAGCTGCCGATCCGCGCCGACTACGTGGGCAAGAACCTGCCCACCTCGCTGCGCGAGGCCGTCCAGGTCCGGCTCGCCGACCGCGACGGCGTGGACGCCGTCCTGGTCGGGGACCGCGACTTCGCGGCCCGCTCCTCGCAGGCCCTGGCCGCCCGGCCGTCCGAACCGCACCTCCCGGAGTAA
- the bldD gene encoding transcriptional regulator BldD: protein MSSDYAKQLGGKLRAIRTQQGLSLHGVEEKSQGRWKAVVVGSYERGDRAVTVQRLAELAEFYGVPVQELLPGGTPGGAAEPPPRLVLDLERLTQVPSEKAGPLQRYAATIQSQRGDYNGKVLSIRQDDLRTLAVIYDQSPSILTEQLISWGVLNPDARRAVREEEAG, encoded by the coding sequence ATGTCCAGCGACTACGCGAAGCAGCTCGGAGGCAAGCTCCGAGCCATCCGCACACAGCAGGGTCTCTCCCTGCACGGTGTCGAGGAGAAGTCCCAGGGGCGCTGGAAGGCAGTCGTCGTCGGCTCTTACGAGCGCGGCGACCGTGCGGTCACCGTGCAGCGGCTGGCCGAACTGGCGGAGTTCTACGGGGTCCCGGTCCAGGAGCTGCTGCCGGGCGGGACGCCCGGCGGTGCGGCCGAGCCCCCGCCGCGCCTGGTGCTCGACCTGGAGAGACTGACCCAGGTGCCGTCCGAGAAGGCCGGTCCGCTGCAGCGCTACGCGGCGACCATCCAGAGCCAGCGCGGCGACTACAACGGCAAGGTGCTGTCGATCCGCCAGGACGATCTGCGCACGCTGGCCGTGATCTACGACCAGTCGCCGTCGATCCTCACCGAGCAGCTGATCTCCTGGGGTGTGCTCAACCCCGACGCGCGCCGTGCGGTGCGCGAGGAGGAGGCGGGCTGA
- a CDS encoding thioesterase family protein, whose protein sequence is MTTAIRSEFDQGIALTPHPDESGRYDGELGAGWQIGGGVNGGLLLAVAGHALSLEHGTRAESADHADPVSISGYYLSASTPGPATVRTEVVRTGRSLSTGTASLSQDGVERLRVIATHGDLGAVDGEVRTSARPPQLPPPDQCIGVEHAPKELIAQAALLERFDMRLDPATIGWALGQPSGEGRIQGWFRLADGREPDPLLLLLVADSLPPVTFDLGMPGWAPTVELTVHLRAKPVPGWLRVVHATRNLAGGYFEEDAEVWDEAGRLVAQSRQLARVPRQA, encoded by the coding sequence ATGACCACGGCGATCCGCAGCGAGTTCGACCAGGGCATAGCCCTGACCCCGCACCCGGACGAGTCCGGCCGGTACGACGGCGAACTCGGCGCCGGCTGGCAGATCGGCGGCGGCGTCAACGGCGGACTGCTGCTCGCGGTGGCCGGCCACGCGCTCTCGCTGGAGCACGGCACCCGCGCGGAGAGCGCCGACCACGCCGACCCGGTCTCGATCAGCGGCTACTACCTCTCCGCCTCCACCCCCGGCCCGGCCACCGTGCGCACCGAGGTGGTCCGCACCGGCCGCTCGCTGTCCACCGGCACCGCCTCGCTCAGCCAGGACGGCGTCGAGCGGCTGCGGGTGATCGCCACCCACGGCGACCTCGGCGCCGTCGACGGCGAGGTGCGCACCAGTGCCCGGCCGCCCCAGCTGCCGCCGCCGGACCAGTGCATCGGCGTCGAGCACGCGCCCAAGGAGCTGATCGCGCAGGCCGCCCTGCTGGAGCGGTTCGACATGCGGCTCGACCCGGCCACCATCGGCTGGGCGCTCGGGCAGCCGTCGGGGGAGGGGCGGATCCAGGGCTGGTTCCGGCTCGCCGACGGCCGCGAGCCCGACCCGCTGCTGCTCCTGCTGGTCGCGGACTCGCTGCCGCCGGTCACCTTCGACCTGGGGATGCCGGGTTGGGCGCCGACCGTCGAGCTGACCGTGCACCTGCGCGCCAAGCCCGTCCCGGGGTGGCTGCGGGTGGTGCACGCCACCCGGAACCTGGCCGGCGGGTACTTCGAGGAGGATGCCGAGGTCTGGGACGAGGCGGGCCGGCTGGTCGCGCAGTCCCGCCAGCTGGCCCGGGTGCCGCGTCAGGCGTGA
- the nusB gene encoding transcription antitermination factor NusB, with protein sequence MSSARTKARTRAFQILFEADHRGVDPLTVLADWVARARVAKPDEGTPQVGEYTMELVEGYVQYARRIDELISQYAVGWTLDRMPIVDRNVLRLGAYELIWEDGVPDAVVLDEAVEIAKEFSTDDSPAFVNGLLARFMELKPGIRR encoded by the coding sequence GTGTCGTCCGCACGCACCAAGGCCCGTACGCGAGCCTTCCAGATCCTCTTCGAGGCCGACCACCGCGGGGTCGACCCGCTGACGGTCCTCGCCGACTGGGTGGCCCGGGCCCGGGTGGCCAAGCCGGACGAGGGCACCCCGCAGGTGGGCGAGTACACGATGGAGCTGGTCGAGGGCTACGTCCAGTACGCCCGCCGCATCGATGAGCTGATCTCGCAGTACGCGGTCGGCTGGACGCTCGACCGGATGCCGATCGTGGACCGCAACGTCCTGCGGCTCGGCGCGTACGAGCTGATCTGGGAGGACGGCGTCCCGGACGCCGTCGTCCTGGACGAGGCGGTCGAGATCGCCAAGGAGTTCTCCACGGACGACTCCCCGGCCTTCGTGAACGGCCTGCTCGCCCGCTTCATGGAGCTGAAGCCCGGCATCCGCCGGTAG
- the efp gene encoding elongation factor P, with protein MASTNDLKNGMVLKLEGGKLWSVVEFQHVKPGKGPAFVRTKLKEVLSGKVVDKTFNAGTKVETASVDKRGMQFSYKDGENFVFMDTDTYDQVTVEPAVVGDAAKYLLEGFEALVAMYEGAPLYIELPASVELLISHTEPGVQGDRSTGGSKPATLETGAEIAVPLFIVTGEKIKVDTRDGSYLGRVK; from the coding sequence GTGGCTTCCACGAACGATCTCAAGAACGGCATGGTCCTCAAGCTGGAGGGCGGCAAGCTCTGGTCCGTCGTCGAGTTCCAGCACGTCAAGCCCGGCAAGGGTCCGGCCTTCGTGCGCACCAAGCTCAAGGAGGTCCTGTCGGGCAAGGTCGTCGACAAGACCTTCAACGCCGGCACCAAGGTCGAGACCGCCAGCGTCGACAAGCGCGGCATGCAGTTCTCGTACAAGGACGGCGAGAACTTCGTGTTCATGGACACGGACACCTACGACCAGGTCACGGTCGAGCCGGCCGTCGTCGGTGACGCCGCCAAGTACCTGCTTGAGGGCTTCGAGGCCCTGGTCGCCATGTACGAGGGCGCGCCGCTGTACATCGAGCTCCCGGCCTCGGTCGAGCTGCTCATCTCGCACACCGAGCCGGGTGTGCAGGGCGACCGCTCCACCGGCGGCTCCAAGCCGGCCACCCTGGAGACCGGCGCCGAGATCGCCGTCCCGCTCTTCATCGTCACCGGTGAGAAGATCAAGGTCGACACCCGCGACGGCAGCTACCTCGGCCGGGTGAAGTAA
- a CDS encoding M24 family metallopeptidase, which translates to MSDAYAGRRERLREHCSATGADAALITRAANVRYLTGCPPCGATLLLTRDRVLLTLPDDLPPDDAGEHLIAADVTRVPVAAGADTALAAAASAARLGVGGLAVEEHDLTVTRHRSVAGLAEGVRLADLGQAVERLRVVKDEHEIADLRIAAEIADQALGELLESILVGRTERHLAMELERRMIDHGADRAAFPVSVGTGSHSGQQAHQPTDRRVEEGDFLTVVLGARYRGYGVSTARTFVIGAAPAPWQVELHRLVFRAQRAGREALGPGVEQYVPDQAAREILHAAGHTEASPHPIGHGIGLEIREAPRLGPSDMGKLDSRVPVTVGPGVHLPGRGGVRIEDTLVVRPPEEGGPELLTITTKELLAL; encoded by the coding sequence ATGTCTGATGCGTACGCGGGCCGGCGGGAGCGGTTGCGGGAGCACTGCAGTGCGACCGGGGCCGACGCGGCGCTGATCACCAGGGCGGCGAACGTGCGGTACCTGACCGGGTGCCCGCCGTGCGGGGCGACGCTGCTGCTCACCCGGGACCGGGTGCTGCTGACGCTGCCCGACGACCTGCCGCCGGACGACGCGGGGGAGCACCTGATCGCCGCGGACGTCACCCGGGTGCCGGTCGCGGCCGGGGCCGACACCGCGCTGGCGGCGGCCGCCTCGGCGGCGCGGCTGGGGGTGGGCGGTCTGGCGGTGGAGGAGCACGACCTGACCGTCACCCGGCACCGCTCCGTGGCGGGGCTGGCCGAGGGCGTGCGGCTGGCCGACCTGGGCCAGGCGGTGGAGCGGCTGCGGGTGGTGAAGGACGAGCACGAGATCGCCGATCTGCGGATCGCGGCCGAGATCGCCGACCAGGCGCTCGGCGAGCTGCTGGAGTCGATCCTGGTCGGCCGGACCGAGCGGCACCTGGCGATGGAGCTGGAGCGCCGGATGATCGACCACGGCGCGGACCGGGCGGCGTTCCCGGTCTCGGTCGGCACCGGCAGCCACTCGGGCCAGCAGGCGCACCAGCCCACCGACCGGCGGGTGGAGGAGGGCGACTTCCTGACCGTGGTGCTGGGCGCCCGGTACCGCGGGTACGGGGTGTCGACCGCCCGGACCTTCGTGATCGGGGCGGCCCCGGCGCCCTGGCAGGTGGAGCTCCACCGGCTGGTGTTCCGCGCCCAGCGGGCCGGGCGGGAGGCGCTCGGACCGGGCGTCGAGCAGTACGTGCCCGACCAGGCCGCGCGGGAGATCCTGCACGCCGCCGGGCACACCGAGGCCTCTCCGCACCCGATCGGTCACGGCATCGGGCTGGAGATCCGGGAGGCGCCGCGCCTGGGCCCTTCGGACATGGGTAAACTGGACAGCCGCGTGCCGGTCACCGTCGGTCCAGGGGTCCACCTCCCGGGCCGGGGCGGTGTCCGGATCGAGGACACGCTCGTCGTGCGCCCCCCAGAGGAGGGCGGGCCCGAGCTGCTCACCATCACCACCAAGGAGCTCCTCGCCCTGTGA
- a CDS encoding HoxN/HupN/NixA family nickel/cobalt transporter — translation MTLPETAADPTASSVLPTFRWRREDSLRTAGLMGVILAMHVVAFGTLIFLVAPEEYEVGTQVFGVGLGITAYTLGMRHAFDADHIAVIDNTTRKLMADGKRPVSVGFWFALGHSSMVVLMAALVAGGAQLAGTLMDDESTTHQWLGVVGTSASGVFLYLIGALNLAALFGILKVFRSMRAGRYDEAELEEHLNARGFLARVLNRATRSITRPGQMFPVGMVLGLGFDTATEVSLMVMAGSGAASGLPWYAIVCLPLLFAAGMSLFDTLDGTFMNFAYQWAFSNPVRKVYYNLTITGLSIAVAFIIGTIELVGVLHEKLDLTDPVSGWIAEISLDNVGYAIVGLFVVVWAAAIAYWRLAGVERKWSPQPLRPAPAAAPAPEAAPEAAPEPAGEAG, via the coding sequence ATGACCCTGCCCGAAACCGCCGCCGATCCGACGGCGTCGAGCGTCCTGCCGACGTTCCGCTGGAGGCGGGAGGACAGCCTCCGCACGGCCGGCCTGATGGGTGTGATCCTGGCCATGCACGTGGTGGCCTTCGGCACCCTGATATTCCTGGTCGCGCCGGAGGAGTACGAGGTCGGGACCCAGGTCTTCGGGGTGGGCCTGGGCATCACCGCCTACACCCTCGGCATGCGGCACGCCTTCGACGCCGACCACATCGCGGTGATCGACAACACCACGCGCAAGCTGATGGCGGACGGCAAGCGGCCGGTCTCGGTGGGCTTCTGGTTCGCCCTCGGGCACTCCTCGATGGTCGTGCTGATGGCGGCCCTGGTGGCGGGCGGCGCCCAGCTGGCCGGAACGCTGATGGACGACGAGTCCACCACCCACCAGTGGCTGGGCGTGGTCGGGACCTCGGCCTCCGGGGTGTTCCTCTACCTGATCGGCGCGCTCAACCTCGCGGCGCTGTTCGGCATCCTCAAGGTGTTCCGCTCGATGCGCGCCGGGCGGTACGACGAGGCCGAGCTGGAGGAGCACCTGAACGCGCGGGGCTTCCTGGCGCGGGTGCTCAACCGGGCGACCCGCTCGATCACCCGGCCGGGCCAGATGTTCCCGGTCGGGATGGTGCTCGGCCTGGGCTTCGACACCGCGACCGAGGTGTCGCTGATGGTGATGGCCGGCTCCGGTGCGGCCTCGGGCCTGCCCTGGTACGCGATCGTCTGCCTGCCGCTGCTGTTCGCGGCCGGGATGAGCCTGTTCGACACGCTGGACGGCACCTTCATGAACTTCGCCTACCAGTGGGCGTTCTCCAACCCGGTGCGGAAGGTCTACTACAACCTGACCATCACCGGGCTGTCGATCGCGGTGGCGTTCATCATCGGGACCATCGAACTGGTCGGGGTGCTGCACGAGAAGCTCGACCTCACCGACCCGGTGAGCGGCTGGATCGCGGAGATCTCGCTGGACAACGTCGGCTACGCGATCGTCGGCCTGTTCGTGGTGGTCTGGGCGGCGGCCATCGCGTACTGGCGGCTGGCGGGCGTCGAGCGGAAGTGGAGCCCGCAGCCGCTCCGACCGGCACCGGCCGCCGCTCCGGCCCCCGAGGCGGCTCCCGAGGCGGCTCCCGAGCCGGCGGGGGAGGCCGGGTAG
- a CDS encoding ArsR/SmtB family transcription factor has protein sequence MHLVPADRAGHRTIDGHRVCEAIAAIGDAHRVRTWAERFSLLADPGRLSLLLALHRAGPLAVTDLAVATGMRDPAVSQALRLLRTAGVVAGEKDGRVVRYRLVDDAMRPLLDECAGGEHIELPGHTADEERPGSTAATG, from the coding sequence ATGCATCTCGTACCGGCCGACCGCGCGGGCCACCGCACCATCGACGGGCACCGGGTCTGCGAGGCGATCGCGGCGATCGGCGACGCCCACCGGGTCCGGACCTGGGCCGAGCGCTTCTCACTGCTCGCCGACCCCGGGCGGCTCTCCCTGCTGCTCGCCCTGCACCGGGCCGGGCCGCTCGCCGTCACCGACCTGGCGGTCGCCACCGGCATGCGCGACCCGGCCGTCTCCCAGGCGCTGAGGCTGCTGCGCACCGCGGGCGTGGTGGCCGGGGAGAAGGACGGACGTGTGGTGCGCTACCGGCTCGTCGACGACGCCATGCGCCCCCTCCTCGACGAGTGCGCCGGGGGCGAGCACATCGAGCTCCCCGGTCACACGGCCGACGAGGAGCGTCCCGGGTCCACCGCCGCGACCGGCTGA
- a CDS encoding Fpg/Nei family DNA glycosylase encodes MPEGHIIHRLAAENHRAFGGRPVRATSPQGRFADSAALIDGQELVAAEATGKHLFLGFADDAWVHVHLGLYGGFSFGDGPAPAPVGLVRLRLENDDHFADLRGPNTCALITGEEKAAVAARLGPDPLRADADPELAWRRISGSRTTVAALLMDQKVLAGVGNVYRAEVLFRHGIDPHRAGRDLRRAEWDAIWADLVALMREGVGAGRIDTVRPEHTPEAMGRPPRVDDHGGEVYVYRRAAMPCLVCGTDVRTEEHASRNLFWCPTCQRA; translated from the coding sequence GTGCCGGAAGGCCACATCATCCACCGTCTCGCCGCCGAGAACCACCGGGCCTTCGGTGGCCGTCCGGTCCGTGCCACCAGCCCGCAGGGCCGGTTCGCGGACAGCGCCGCACTGATCGACGGGCAGGAGCTGGTCGCGGCCGAGGCCACCGGCAAGCACCTGTTCCTGGGCTTTGCGGACGACGCGTGGGTCCACGTCCACCTCGGCCTCTACGGCGGCTTCAGCTTCGGGGACGGGCCGGCTCCGGCGCCGGTCGGCCTGGTCCGGCTGCGGCTGGAGAACGACGACCACTTCGCCGACCTGCGCGGCCCCAACACCTGCGCGCTGATCACCGGCGAGGAGAAGGCGGCCGTCGCCGCCCGGCTCGGGCCCGACCCGCTGCGGGCCGACGCCGACCCGGAGCTCGCCTGGCGGCGGATATCCGGCAGCCGGACGACGGTCGCGGCGCTGCTGATGGACCAGAAGGTGCTGGCGGGGGTCGGCAACGTCTACCGCGCCGAGGTGCTGTTCCGGCACGGCATCGACCCGCACCGGGCCGGCCGCGACCTGCGCCGCGCCGAGTGGGACGCGATCTGGGCGGACCTGGTCGCGCTGATGCGCGAGGGCGTCGGCGCGGGCCGGATCGACACCGTCCGGCCCGAGCACACCCCGGAGGCGATGGGCCGGCCGCCGCGCGTCGACGACCACGGCGGAGAGGTCTACGTCTACCGCCGGGCCGCCATGCCCTGCCTGGTCTGCGGCACCGACGTCCGCACCGAGGAGCACGCCTCGCGTAACCTCTTCTGGTGCCCGACCTGCCAGCGGGCGTAG
- a CDS encoding AAA family ATPase produces MPGPQPGQQPGPPVGRPPGSPAGPSAGLPPVPPAPAPAPVPAPVPAPAPAGPPPVRLAAPAPAPVPPGSTGHFLLPSGAPVQLPVHAPQQHAPTGPIAVLLIGPAGAGKTTVARHWAERRPSPTAHISLDDVREWVQSGFANPQSGWNNASEAQYRLARRTCGFACRNYLANGISCIIDDAVFPDRPAIGLGGWKRHIGPGMIPVVLLPSLDSVLSRNARRSGNRRLGDEEVARIHGRMAGWYNSGLPIIDNSHLDVAATAAELDRVILARLLGIPVR; encoded by the coding sequence CTGCCCGGTCCGCAGCCGGGTCAGCAGCCGGGCCCGCCCGTGGGGCGGCCGCCGGGTTCCCCGGCCGGGCCTTCGGCCGGGCTGCCTCCGGTGCCGCCGGCTCCCGCGCCCGCTCCCGTGCCCGCCCCGGTTCCCGCTCCCGCCCCGGCCGGTCCGCCGCCCGTACGGCTGGCGGCTCCCGCCCCGGCCCCGGTGCCGCCCGGTTCCACCGGGCACTTCCTGCTGCCCTCCGGTGCGCCCGTCCAGCTCCCGGTGCACGCGCCGCAGCAGCACGCGCCCACCGGTCCGATCGCGGTGCTGCTGATCGGCCCGGCCGGTGCCGGCAAGACCACCGTCGCCCGGCACTGGGCCGAGCGGCGCCCCAGCCCGACCGCGCACATCAGCCTCGACGACGTCCGGGAGTGGGTGCAGTCCGGCTTCGCCAACCCGCAGTCCGGCTGGAACAACGCCTCCGAGGCGCAGTACCGGCTGGCCCGGCGGACCTGCGGTTTCGCCTGCCGCAACTACCTCGCCAACGGCATCTCCTGCATCATCGACGACGCCGTCTTCCCGGACCGCCCGGCGATCGGCCTCGGCGGCTGGAAGCGGCACATCGGGCCGGGCATGATCCCGGTGGTGCTGCTGCCCAGTCTGGACTCGGTGCTCAGCCGCAACGCGCGGCGCAGCGGCAACCGGCGGCTCGGGGACGAGGAGGTCGCCCGGATCCACGGGCGGATGGCCGGCTGGTACAACTCCGGGCTGCCGATCATCGACAACTCCCACCTGGACGTCGCGGCGACCGCCGCCGAGCTGGACCGGGTGATCCTGGCCCGGCTGCTGGGCATCCCGGTGCGCTGA
- the aroQ gene encoding type II 3-dehydroquinate dehydratase, producing the protein MTRVLVLNGPNLGRLGSREPDVYGSTSYTGLVARCTALGEELGFAVEVHETNSEQQMVEWLHEAADGRVPVVINPGAFTHYSYAMRDAAAQRTAPLIEVHISNPYARETFRHTSVIAAVASGTIAGFGIGSYELALRALAEQLTTG; encoded by the coding sequence GTGACGAGGGTCCTGGTGCTCAACGGCCCCAACCTCGGCCGGCTCGGCAGCCGGGAGCCGGACGTCTACGGCTCCACCTCGTACACCGGGCTGGTCGCGCGCTGCACGGCGCTCGGCGAGGAGCTGGGCTTCGCGGTCGAGGTGCACGAGACCAACTCCGAGCAGCAGATGGTCGAGTGGCTGCACGAGGCGGCCGACGGCAGGGTCCCGGTGGTGATCAACCCGGGCGCGTTCACCCACTACTCGTACGCGATGCGGGACGCCGCCGCGCAGCGGACCGCACCGCTGATCGAGGTGCACATCTCCAACCCGTACGCCCGGGAGACCTTCCGGCACACCTCGGTGATCGCCGCGGTGGCCTCCGGCACGATCGCCGGATTCGGGATCGGCTCGTACGAGCTGGCCCTGCGCGCCCTCGCCGAGCAGCTCACCACGGGCTGA